Part of the Lolium rigidum isolate FL_2022 chromosome 6, APGP_CSIRO_Lrig_0.1, whole genome shotgun sequence genome, GTATTAAGGTATGTTTGGGAGCATTGTAAAATTCTCCCTGTTAATCAAATACTCTTGTATGTTAAAGCACCAATAAAACGATTATAGACAACAGGTTTACCTTACATTTCTAAATTGCTGTTTGGATACAAAGCAGTTCCCTGCCCTTGTACAGTTTAGAATGAATATAGAAATAAAGATAGGAGGAGAGGGACTTTAGTATTCTACATAAGTATATAATCTGGTGTTTCTGCACTGATCTGAACACACGAAAATTCATAAAACAATAATACCAAATGCACACATAGTACATAAACTGCTAGAATATCAGAGAACGTCTGCTATTAAATCGAAGATGACATACACATGGTCTGCAACCGATTCACACATCTGATGCAGAAATCATCCCTAGCTGGAGGAGGATCGAGGTGGAGAAGAGGATGGGGATCGGGGAAGTGGCGAGGGTAAGCCGGCAGAAGCAGCAGTGCTGCCGACCGGCGTCACCTTCACTGCGTATTTGGCCGGATTAGCCTTCCTCCTGTACGGTGGTTGTTCAGCAGAGGCCGACGGCATCCTCAAGCGATTAGTCAGCGGCGGCGGGGAAGTCAGGAACTGCGAGTAGAGCGTCTCACCTTCTCGTATCAGGAGAGGCCGACGGCAGAGGCCGACGGCATCCTCAAGCGATTAGTCAGCGGCGGCGGGGAAGTCAGGAACTGCGAGTAGAGCGTCTCACCTTCTCGTATCCCCTCAACTCCTTCCGTCGTAGCCGTCCGAGGCCGATAATTTATTTCGCGTCGTGCGAGCATaggaggcggcggcgtgcggctagggtttggggcctGAAGACGTGTGGGCGTGGGAAACTGGCAATGGTGTGGGAGAGATGCGATGGCAGCGATCACGCGCGTGCGGGCGGTGGTCGATAGGAGGGTGATTTTCGCGGGGGCGAGGGGAGAACAAATGAATATGAATCGTTCGATTGATGCATATGAACGGTGGAGATTTAATTTTCCcacggcacttcgtgcctttataagtagtagagacgaGGCCGATAATTTATTTCGCGTCGTGCGAGCATaggaggcggcggcgtgcggctagggtttggagccTGAAGACGTGTGGGCGTGGGAAACTGGCAATGGTGTGGGAGAGATGCGATGGCAGCGATCACGCGCGTGCGGGCGGTGGTCGATAGGAGCGTGATTTTCGCGGGGGCGAGGGGAGAACGAATGAATATGAATCGTTCGATTGATGCATATGAACGGTGGAGATTTAATTTTCCcacggcacttcgtgcctttataagtagtagagacgaGGCCGATAATTTATTTCGCGTCGTGCGAGCATaggaggcggcggcgtgcggctagggtttggggcctGAAGACGTGTGGGCGTGGGAAACTGGCAATGGTGTGGGAGAGATGCGATGGCAGCGATCACGCGCGTGCGGGCGGTGGTCGATAGGAGCGTGATTTTCGCGGGGCGAGGGGAGAACGAATGAATATGAATCGTTCGATTGATGCATATGAACGGTGGAGATTTAATTTTCCCACgacacttcgtgcctttataagtagtagagatagagatggaTCCACCGAAACCTTTAGAAAACTACCACCCAAACATTGGGCTTTAGAAAATACAGTACCACTGAGACCTTGCTCCGTTATTGATCTCTACCATCACCGTGAAGTCCACGTGAGTTGGGCCAAATTGACTGAACCAGATCCACGCATCCAACTCAGGCAACATCATCTGAAGAAAAAAAACAACTCAGGCAACAGAGCTAGGAGGGGATTTCGAAGACCACCTGCACTTGCGGCGTACCTCCCGGCGGCGCGCTTCCCCGGAGGCGGTATAGGCGGCTCCTCCGGCAGTCCGGCCTCTCCTCCATGGTGCGCCCTCCCTCCACCCTCTCTTCTCTCGTTCCCTCTTGTTTTTCTTGTTGTTCCATCTTCCATAGTGTAAATTTAGTCCTGGAGATTCTGTAGTTTATACGGGCAGAGATTCTATGAGTAGAGATTTGAAAGGGGATGAATGCTGTTGAAGTTTCATACGGGCAATCTCCACTAATTCTCTTATATTCTTCCGGTTTGTATGAATTTTTCTTCCCTTTATGCGTGGATAGAACTCTTATATTTTCCCTTAATCCCCTAATACTCTCCCTGATTCATTTGTTTTTAGCTCCAATTCACGTGGAGTTCACGGTGATGGTACAAATCAATAACGGAGTAAGCTTTTAGTGGTATTTTTCTGCAGCCCAATCTTTCGGTGGTACTTTTCTAAAAAAGGGATCTTTTAATGGTACAAAACTAATTTTCCCAAGAAGAAATGGCAAGAGGTCTGAATGTTAGTCTGGTTCCTGTTGATCATTACTAAACTGAATGTTAGTCTGCTTCCTGTTGATCATTACAGTAGATACAAAATGGTCTTTCACAGTAGCATTACTAAACTATGCCTTCTCTATTGCTGCGGGCACAGTTAAATCATTCACATCCAAGCTTGGCCTGCAATCGGAATCCGCTGAAATTGATGGTCGTATGCAAACATGCTGGAGGAGACGCTGCAGGGTCAGTAATGCACACACAGACTGCATATAATTTGCATATAGCTGGGACCAATGGGTAAATCTTCCATCATGATAAATGTAACTAACTCAAGACATGTGTTTCCCATCCCCAGGTGTAGATTTAGCTGTTCATGCTGCTAGGCATTTTCAAAGGCAGGCCTCACCCGACTTCTGCCGTCTGCCGGTGGGTTTACCCATGGACAGCTTCAGTCATGCACAAACACAGCCATCTCCTCTGGTACCGTTTCAGCAACCATTTACCATCATTTTCAGTGGTCCGTCTATGTATGGAAAATTTTGGCACGCACTTACCACACAAGAGATCAAGAAAGCAAGGGGGTCGCGACACCTGCGATGTACTGAGAGTTTTGCATCTCGTGCCAGGGAAGGGATATGATGGCAAAGAGGAAGGTCCGTCCCATCACCGCATTATCAGCGACTGTATGCATGACATCTTGGGAGTTCAATCAGAAAATCTTGGTATGAAGAATGGAAAAATACAATTTGTTAACTCAAGCAGAAATCCAGAGCAAATTTTACCCAATACCATTGATTCCCACGATATCTCCGCGTGTCCTTTCATGAACAAACTCTCAAAGGGAAACAAGTTTATGCTACTTGTGGAGTTGCATAGGAGAGGAATAAGTGTGGATGTATCTGTTTTAACGTCTGCCGTGAGTTTTTGTGCTGTTAAGCAATCCATTAGGAGAGGTGCTCAGCTCCATGCCCTACTGATGAAAGTTGGCTGTGACTTGTCTGTCTTTTCTGGTACCTCTCTGATCAGCTTATATGCAAGGTGTTGTCAATTGGAGAATGCTTATCAGATTTTTCGGAACATGCCAGTTAAAAATACTGTGTCGTGGACAGCACTCATTTCTGGTTATGCCCAGGATAATCAGATCGAGCCATGCCTCCAGGTATTTCAGTTGATGAGGCAGTCAGCATGCAGGCCTAATGACATCACATTTGCCACTATCTTCAGTGTGTGCACTAACCACGCACTTCTGGCACTTGGTAGAAGTGTTCATGGTTTAGAACTGAGAATGGGTTTTGATTTGTGTGTGCATGTCTCGAATGCACTCATATCAATGTATGCAAAGTGTGGGAGTATAGATGAGGCCCAATCCATATTTCAGAGGATTGCTTGCAAGGACCTGGTTTCTTGGAATTCCATGATCTTTGGATATTCACAGTATGGCCTTGCTGACCGTTGCCTAAGCTTGCTAAAAGATATGGAGGCGGAGCACATAGTGCCAGATGTAATCTCTTTCCTTGGCATCCTGTCATCGTGCCGGCATGCATGCCTTGTAGAAGAAGGCCGGCTCTGTTTCAAGGCGATGATCCAACTTGGAATAAAACCAGAGCTAGATCACTACTCATGTATGGTAGACCTCCTCGGCCGGGCAGGTTTGCTTGATGAAGCATGGAATTTGATACATGCAATGTCCATGTCCCCCAATGCAGTCATATGGGGTTCTCTGCTGGCTGCCTGTAGGATTCATGGAAACATTCCGATTGGCATCCATGCTGCAGAGCACCGCCTTAAGCTGGGGCCAGGGTGTGCTGCAACTCATATACAACTAGCAAATTTATACGCCAGCATTGATTGCTGGAGTGATGTGGCCAGAGTGAGGAAGATGATGAAGGAGAAAGGACTAAAGACGAACACCGGTTGCAGTTGGATAGAAATTGGTAGTAAGGTTTATAGTTTCACAGCAGAGAACAGATCAAAGAACCACAAAGTAAATGATGTGCTGGCTGTTCTTGACTGCCTGCGGTCTCATATGGTATACAAGTACGATGTGCTGATAGATGGTCTTGAGTTTGATGACCCTCAACATTTCAATGTAAGTTTTAGCACTGAATAAATATTGGTAGATCATAGATCGCCTAACTGTATATGAAGATAGAGGTCAATTTTATAGCAAAAATAGAGGTCTGAGATATGATTCATCTGATTTCGTGCCTCTCAGCGCTTTGATGATCAGTGTACCCTTTCCTCCGTTCTTAATGATATTTGGACCTTTTTAATTGTAACTCTCTAATAATTCTTTCTTAATTGCATTCTTATGGATGATGGTTTGAGTGGTTTGTATTTGAAGAAATAATAAATGATTGGTAAACTTGCATTATGTTTTACTTCTAATTCCCTGCAAATATTTGGACTTGCCAGTTGTAGTAAAGTAAGCACAAATGAACTATAATCATATAAGATATATTACACATAATTATGTTTGAAGTATTTCTATTCTAACTTTGTGTGTAATTATATTGCACATAAAGTCAATGTGTTACACTTTGATCATTAATGTATACAAGTATCAATTGGACATATTAATGTATACAAGTATCAATTGTACATACTAATTTGTTAAATATTCTTATATTGTGGCATATTACAAGCGAAAATTATGATAAAAATGTGCATTGAGAACTGTAATGCTGTGAGAAGTCAAACATGCCTTGAGTTTCTGGAGGGAGGAGGTATATATCTTGTTTTCACTGAACCTGTATCGTTCGACTAAGTGCTAACAACATTTATATAAACGTAAGACTTAACATAATATGTTGTCACCTAGTAGAAAGATGCACATTCCTAGTACCAAATAGATTATCAAAAGTCCAAATTATTATATATTGGTGAGGAACTTCGCTAGAAATACCATGATCGCAATCAAAGGTTGTTCGTTGAATAACATCCATCAAACGAGCAGCCAAGTCCAAAAGCATAGTTCAGGCTTTGACATGGACACCACTACCGGCATTATGTAGCATTTGATTCGGAAGTTACAGTCACTTCCAACGAATGATGAGAAAACTTCCAGCTTTAGCAGAAGAACATCGATGACGCTACTTTGTCATGCAGACGAGGTAGCTCTGGCACCAGGGCAGGTGCAGCCTGGGTAGCATGGCTCGACGATGTCTCTGACATGTCATCCAGCCTGGTGAACTTCGCCACCTGCGCCGCTGCAAGGTGTGCGTAGTAGATGGGAGCAACTGAGGGAAAATTCAGGTGATCAGCAACGCCCTGCTGTCATATCTTGTGAAATCAAGTAGTGGAAAATCTTGCTTACCTACTGAGATTGCTGTGGTGCTCCTCTGATACCTGAAACGAGTTCACAAGCATTGAAATGTCAGAGCTGAATAATGCAACGATGGTCACAAGAGTCAAGGTAAGAACTGCATATTTTGCAACTGCTTCAGTGCACATACACGTAGGAGAGGGAATGGACGAGCTCCTGCAGCTCATCAGGAGAGAAGCCTATCTCATCATGGAGCACATGGTAGTGTGTTGGCCTTGTAGTCCCCTGGAACTCACAAGTCGAATGGCTTAgatttaaataaacaagtaaattCCCATCACAACTCAAGGTAGAGAGAACATACAATCATCCCATAATGAGCACACATGTAGAAATCATATTTACTGGGATGACAGATTCCGTCATCTACAACAGTGCCTACATACGGACGTAACAAGAATATATGATAAGAAAGTATGTGCATAAACATAGGAAATGAGCTCGTTTGATTCATATAATTGTAAATAATTAAGATATGGAAAAAAATATGAAAGATGTAGGTTACCAGGCTGGACATTAGGATTACGCTCATTGTCATTGTGCGGGAAAAATCTTGTGTGGTGATTCTTCTGTGCAACTATCACCGTGAACTTGGGTAACCATTTGTCATCAAGAAATTTGCATGCCTGCATCAGTCAGAAAGATATTACAAGTCAGAACTGGCTCAAGAGAAATTGGATATCGTATATGTTTTACCTTAATGATCTCAGCTAGCTCAGTGTTCAGCACGTCATCAAACTGGCTCTCACCAACTCCATCCCTAGAATCAAGACAACAGAATTCTCAGACAGAATCAGGGTGCCAAAGTAAACTTGGAGACAACACCAGGTATTAGTCAGTTTGTAGTCACTATAAACAAAGGGCGTAAATGTCCTGACGATTGGCATTCTGCAAGTCTTAGCACTCCAATTAATCCACCAATTTCTTCAGAACAACTATGCTGCTGAGAAGCAAAGACCACTAACAATTGGCATTGTGCACAATAATCTCAGGACGACTACCAACCTGAAAATGATAATTTGTTCTGGTTTCTTCCCTCTACTGGACTTGTAGAATTCGAGTAGTGAAGGTCTGCAACATTAAAATCTCAGTGAGCAACAAAAGGAAGGCATATGATTAGGAGGCAGTATATTCTTAAATGTAAAATTGAACTTAAGTCAAAGCCAAAAGAAGCATCTCACTTAATGAGGCCCTGATCATCGTCTCCAACTTGTTTAAACAACTTATCAATCGTTTCCAGCCTGGGTGCCTGAGTGCATACAGAAGCTCTGTATTTTGAGATGTTTGGCCACTCCAAGGAACTAACCACCTAGGTAACAACCAAAAACAGTTAGGTGCGCCCGTAAAATTTTGGTATGAAAATTGTCCAGGACCATCAGCTGGCACCTGAGTTTCTTACTCCAGAAAACTGGAAACATGGGCAAAATATGTTACTTACTGCAGCAACCGACGGTACGTCAGATCGTCCAGGTGAACCATGAGAAACATCCATACCGAAGATAATGGTTGAAATCGTTGACACCAGAGGAATGCCTTTGTTTATTTCACTTTTAAGCTGTGAATTCAACCCGCCAAGCTGATTGGCAAATGGGAAGGAAAAGAACGAAACATTTAGGTTTTCAACTAACAAGCCAAGTTATGCCACACATTTAAGATGGCTATGTAGATCACACTGCAAACCTTGGCATTTATTTTTAACAGTACATTTGTGAGGTACTGATCTTTGATAttagcaggaggaaccaagcattGGGTAAAGATACCATGTACTGCAAGGCATTCACGCTTCCATGGTCCTGGTAAGTACAATTAAGGTTTGTATGCTAGATAAAGGCATAATAAAAAGCTTATTTGCAAAGCTGAGGTAGCAGAGCAAACCATAGATGTCACAGTTCTTCTCAGGAAGAAGACACAGGAGAAATGTTGGGTTTTGATTTGATATGTCTAGTATCTGCTTAAACATAGTCTCCACCCTTTTTTCTGGACGCTCCCGTTTCATATCACCCCCCTCCTCAATAATAGCACCACAATTGTCTATTGGCTGCAAAACGAACTGGTTGAACGATGCgagaatttttttcaaaaaatcccAAGATTTGGTGGTGCGGTAAACTTACAATTCCCTTCTTGCGAGCAGATTCCATAAGGCGCCTGATAAGATCACTAACATTGCACCGTGCCGAAAAATTAACAACTCCCCAGGCCGTCACTTTAATTGGCCGAATGAACCTCTGGGGAGCAGAAACAAGAATGTTATCGCATCGACAGTCAAGAGTCTAGGTGTGGAGCGCAATCAAGATTTATGCTCAGTTACTCACATCATTATTGAAATTCCACCTCCCATTAGGTGTATAAAGTTCTCTACCATGTGCAGCGCTTAACTGCACATTAAGAGATTCAGTCAGATGTAAAGCAACAATGGGTCTGCATGGCATGCACTATAAAATCGTCCTGTGAAGACTCTACCAACCTGTGGTGCCTGAAGGACTCTACCCTCAACCTTCATAGGATCTC contains:
- the LOC124661572 gene encoding pentatricopeptide repeat-containing protein At2g37320-like isoform X1 codes for the protein MLLGIFKGRPHPTSAVCRWVYPWTASVMHKHSHLLWYRFSNHLPSFSVVRLCMENFGTHLPHKRSRKQGGRDTCDVLRVLHLVPGKGYDGKEEGPSHHRIISDCMHDILGVQSENLGMKNGKIQFVNSSRNPEQILPNTIDSHDISACPFMNKLSKGNKFMLLVELHRRGISVDVSVLTSAVSFCAVKQSIRRGAQLHALLMKVGCDLSVFSGTSLISLYARCCQLENAYQIFRNMPVKNTVSWTALISGYAQDNQIEPCLQVFQLMRQSACRPNDITFATIFSVCTNHALLALGRSVHGLELRMGFDLCVHVSNALISMYAKCGSIDEAQSIFQRIACKDLVSWNSMIFGYSQYGLADRCLSLLKDMEAEHIVPDVISFLGILSSCRHACLVEEGRLCFKAMIQLGIKPELDHYSCMVDLLGRAGLLDEAWNLIHAMSMSPNAVIWGSLLAACRIHGNIPIGIHAAEHRLKLGPGCAATHIQLANLYASIDCWSDVARVRKMMKEKGLKTNTGCSWIEIGSKVYSFTAENRSKNHKVNDVLAVLDCLRSHMVYKYDVLIDGLEFDDPQHFNVSFSTE
- the LOC124661572 gene encoding pentatricopeptide repeat-containing protein At2g37320-like isoform X2, which translates into the protein MHDILGVQSENLGMKNGKIQFVNSSRNPEQILPNTIDSHDISACPFMNKLSKGNKFMLLVELHRRGISVDVSVLTSAVSFCAVKQSIRRGAQLHALLMKVGCDLSVFSGTSLISLYARCCQLENAYQIFRNMPVKNTVSWTALISGYAQDNQIEPCLQVFQLMRQSACRPNDITFATIFSVCTNHALLALGRSVHGLELRMGFDLCVHVSNALISMYAKCGSIDEAQSIFQRIACKDLVSWNSMIFGYSQYGLADRCLSLLKDMEAEHIVPDVISFLGILSSCRHACLVEEGRLCFKAMIQLGIKPELDHYSCMVDLLGRAGLLDEAWNLIHAMSMSPNAVIWGSLLAACRIHGNIPIGIHAAEHRLKLGPGCAATHIQLANLYASIDCWSDVARVRKMMKEKGLKTNTGCSWIEIGSKVYSFTAENRSKNHKVNDVLAVLDCLRSHMVYKYDVLIDGLEFDDPQHFNVSFSTE
- the LOC124663769 gene encoding protein argonaute 4A-like codes for the protein MESQSGKGDPSKPPASDGSKGDPSKSPVSDGGKGGSSMTAKPQRLPIKRPTQHATKGRPVMLLTNHFKVSLTRTDQILYHYDVTLKYDDGKLAIGEGVAISKKIGEGVGRKVMKQLYETYASHLAHKVFAYDGEKGLFTVGPLPFKNNVFDVVLCDDASSGKTGTSRSPGGDGSPGPSDKKRMKRPEYAKRFKVEIASTSAARIPMSAIAQVLRGGQESENSQEAIRVLDIILRQHSARQGCLLVRESFFRSEFGSIDLGSGVIGCRGFHSSFRPTQNGLSLNFDLSTTMVVRHGPVIDFLLFNQNIKDCKRIDWGKAKRALNNLWIKTTHRKAEFKIVGLSEKRCYEQKFSRKQGEGNGTVEATVYDYYMDRWSIKLDNSADLPCLNVGEPDRPTYLPLELCHLLPLQRYKKSLSTLQRSKLVEGSRQKPRDRMSTLSRALRDNNYDTEPMLRECGISIARDPMKVEGRVLQAPQLSAAHGRELYTPNGRWNFNNDRFIRPIKVTAWGVVNFSARCNVSDLIRRLMESARKKGIFVLQPIDNCGAIIEEGGDMKRERPEKRVETMFKQILDISNQNPTFLLCLLPEKNCDIYGPWKRECLAVHGIFTQCLVPPANIKDQYLTNVLLKINAKLGGLNSQLKSEINKGIPLVSTISTIIFGMDVSHGSPGRSDVPSVAAVVSSLEWPNISKYRASVCTQAPRLETIDKLFKQVGDDDQGLIKPSLLEFYKSSRGKKPEQIIIFRDGVGESQFDDVLNTELAEIIKACKFLDDKWLPKFTVIVAQKNHHTRFFPHNDNERNPNVQPGTVVDDGICHPSKYDFYMCAHYGMIGTTRPTHYHVLHDEIGFSPDELQELVHSLSYVYQRSTTAISVVAPIYYAHLAAAQVAKFTRLDDMSETSSSHATQAAPALVPELPRLHDKVASSMFFC